tgttagtctgatgggcttccctttgtgggtaacccgacctttctctttggctgcccttaacattttttccttcatttcaactttggtgaatctgactattatgtgtcttggagttagTCTTCCCAAGGAGTATCATTGTGgtgttccctgtatttcctgaatttggatgttggcctgccttgctaggttggggaagttctcctggataatatcctgaagagtattttccaacttggttccattctccccgtcactttctggtacaccaatcagatgtagatatggtcttttcacatagtcccatatttcttggagaaatgttcgtttcttttcactcttttttctctaaacttctcgcttcatttcattcatttgatcttcaatcactgatgtcctttcttccagttgattgaattggTTAccgaagcttgtgcatgcatcacgtagttctcgtgccatggttttcagctccatcaggccaGTTAAGGACTTCTCTGCACTGGTTAtcctagttagccatttgtctaatcttttttcaaggtttttagcttctttgcgatgggttcaaacttcctcctttagcatggagaagtttgatcatctgaagccttcgtctctcagcttgtcaaagtcattctccatccagctttgttctgttgctggcgaggagctgtgttcctttggaggagaagaggtgctctgatttttaggattttcaacttttctgctctggtttctccccatctttgtggttttatctacctttggtctttgatgatggtgatggggttttggtgtggatgtcctttctgtttgttagttttccttctaacagtcaggaccctcagctgcaggtctgttggagtttgctggaggtccactccaggccttgtttgcctgtgtatcaccagcagaggctgcagaacagtgagtATTGCAGAACAGCGagtattgcagaacagcaaatgttgcagcttgatcgttcctctggaagcttcgtctcagaggggcaactggccatgtgaagtgtcagttggcccctactggaggtgcctcccagttaggctactcggaggtcagggacccacttgaggaggcagtctgtccgttctcagttctcaaactccatgctgggagaaccactactctcttcaaagctgttcagacagggacatttaagtgcCTCTTGTtcagctgtgccctgcccccagaggtggagtctacagagtcaggcaggcctctttgagctgcagtgggctctacCCAGTTCGTGCTTCCTGGCCGCTTTCTtgacctactgaagcctcagcaatggcgggcgccccttccccagcctaTGCTGTTCTTGTATCAGAGGGAAAGAGCAGTGTCAGAACCTGGGGATAGCTCTTTGGGCTTCCAATCAGAAGTGGCCCATGTGGCTTCTGTTCACAACCAACTGGCTGTTGCAGGTCCCGTGGCCAAGCCTAATGTTAATGAAGTGGGAAGTATTAGCCTCCTAGAGTGAGGATCCCAAAGGGAAGGGCAGGGATTATATTAAGCAAATAATTCATCTATCACTGTATATTTTCTTAACCATTGATGTTCACTTCCCTCTCTCCTGCACACAAAATGCCCTCCAAGAGAATTAACCCAGGAGCCGCATCCAGTCAGAGCATCATGATCAAAGTCCTGGATGGTGCGATAGTCTGGATGGAGATCCTGTGGGTCTGGATACCTATAAACTAAAAGGACAGTTACCTGAATCCATATATCCCATATACAATATACAGTGAGCAATGGGGACAGGATGGCCTCGGTAAACATTCCTTTGCAGAAAGGGGAAGCATGGGAAGAGCCAGTCCCAGGTCCATAGCAGTGGTGAAATTCCACTGGACAGACACTGTGAGGACCCTTGGTCTTGGAGTGGGAAGGTCTGCAGGTTACTCCCTGGTTCTGCTCCCTGGTTCTGCTCCCCAGCCTAGTGTTTTCCTTGGCTGTTGGCTTTGCCCTTGGGAAGTTCCTTCCTTTTGATACCTGCTTGGTGTCATATGAAGATGATACTGGAGAATCAGCTTTCTTGGGGGCAAAGCAGCTTTTTCATCCTGCCAGAGTAGGTTGGTGGCCCAGGATTGTTTTAAGTGCAACTCTAAAAACTTCAACAGCTTTTTATGACTTTGTTTCCAGTTGGCTCCATGTGTCAGTGGTTTGACCCACAGTTCTTTTTGAAATATGCCCCCTTCGTTAGCCTTAATTGTGGAGTTTTTGGATTTCCTTTGAAAATCCATACTTTTTTTCACTCTAAACAGTTTGGTCCCACTGAAAGCCTTTACTGGGAGCCTTTTGAAATTATTGGGAGATTTACTGGGAGCCTTTTGAAATTACTCAGAGGTTTAAACCAAAGGTTTGACAACCCTATCTATGATTTGGTCCCTGATAATGGGCTGAGTTTTAATTAGTCGTTGTCATGCAGAAGCTGATGTATATTGTCTTTGGCCAGTTGGAAATGAGAACTGGTTGTCTCCAACCCTGCGAGTCCTAGCATTTCTGGACGTTTCCTATTgccttccatttttgttttgcaaaCCACAACTCTTGAGctcattttttcttgtaatacTTTGTCAAACTCAGCCTATAAAACCACCTCACACTACTAATGTTATGTTTCCAATCTCTTCTTCTTGTAACATCACAAGCTCATGCTTTCATCCTTCATCTTTCAAGTTACCGAAGGCAATCGTTTCACCAAACAGTTCACCACCAAATTACATGGGTTGCCACCTTGCCAATGAGTTTCCTCACTGCCTGGCCTGGACTCCAGTGTCATCTAGTTTTGGCTTTTCGTTATGGCAGAACTCCACTTTGAGTACCAGTTTTTTAATGAGTCAGTACAGGCCAGTTATGCTGTGATAGCAACAGCAAACCCTCAGAGACTTACACCATGAAGGGTTCCCTCTTGCCACGTTACGTGACAGCCGTGGCTTTGCCCACATCTTCACTCAGATCATTTGCTGTTCTCAAGGCAGACAGGAAGGGACAACTGCAGAACCCCCACAGGCTCTGAAGGCTTTTGCTCACCTGTAGCTCGTGTCTTTCACGTTCAGTGTGAGAAAGCAGATGACATCGCCCCACCTGGGGCGGGGGAGGCAGAAGCTCAATTCTTCGGGGAGGGCCAGTGGATATTTTGGACAAATAATATAACCTATCAAAAGAGGTCAGTATAGTAGTGAATTTTTCATGTTTGATTATTTTGGAtgatttttatattacaaaattgtTACTTCAGCTTTTCTGTGGAATCCGTATCTAAATGGGATTTGATTTCTAAACATTTTGGGGTAAAAGTAACAGGAATTTATAGTACTTTCacctattttactttttagtggATTGCCATACAATGTAAGCCAAATGGGAGGTGTTCTAATTACTGAGATTGAAGGTGACAGGCTGGTTCTGGCCAGGACCTGTGGAGTCGTTATACTTTACAAGGGTGACCTGGGGTCCAGGGTCTCATGCTCAGCTTTGTAAACTTAGGGACTGAATAATGATCAGGCTTTGGGGGAAAGGATCATGCTAGTCAGACTCACAAAACCTACTGTTTCATCATAAACCTACTCGATTTACTTTTGCAGAACTGTGTGCTGGCAGGCAGGTGGAGGATAAATTATCATAAGCTCCAGATTACTTGATTTGGCCTTACTGTTGTTAAAATCATAGGTCACAAGtttcaaaaatactttattagAAAACTGTTGATCCTTGTGCGTTTGAGAATGCAAAGCATATTCATCGTTACTTCTAATTGATTCCAATTAAATGTAACTAGATTGAGATAAGACCTtttgacaaatgaggaaatataTTACATTTACCTCTGACTAAGAAGAATGTCTCCGTAGGCCTGATTCACCTGAGACACTGGTTATATTTCCTAGCAGTTTCATGTTGATAGTGGACATTAGGTGGGACATTGGGTGGGATACCAAGTGGTAAGGATGGTACAATCCCTGGAGCAGCTTAAATGTTTTTGAGATAACAAAACCCACAACTCTGTGGGCCCTGGGATAGCTGGCGAGCACTGAGAATCCCTTGTTGCATGCCCTGAGGTTCTCCGTAGATGCCTGCCCGCTCTTCTCCCCCGGGCTGTGAGGGAGCTCCTCCAGGGTACAACAGGAGTGTCTTCTGTATTTCAGAACCTGATGACATTCGAAGATGTGGCCGTGGAATTCACCCAGGGGGAGTGGGGGCAGCTGAACCCTGCTCAGAAGGACCTCTACAGGGAGGTGATGCTGGAGAACTTCAGGAACCTGGCCTTTCTGGGTGAGCAAGGCCTCCAAAGCCCAAAGCCTGCCCACAGGACTTCTTGATGTCCTTGATGTGTAAGAGTTAGCGATGTCTGGGCCAGTTGACTGAGTCTTGCCCTGGGTTTCCTTGGGAAGTCTGGAATCAGACATTTACATTCTCTCTGGGGCCCAGTGATACGGTATTTCTGTTCCTAGTTCCAGGAAACATCCAGCTACTTACGGAGTTGAAATAGGAAGTTACCTGGTGTGTTCCTGATTTTTCACAATGCCTGTTCCCTGGAGGCTTTCCACACCTACAGTGTTTCTCCACCTTGAAGATGAAGATCCAAAGACTTGGCCACTGGCACACGCAACCAAAATCCTTTTCCTTCTCTACTGTCAGGCCTTCCAGTATCCAAACCATATGTGATCTGCCAGTTGGAGGAAGGGGGCGAGCCCTTCATCGTGGAGAGAGAAATCTCAACAGGGGCCTACTCAGGTGAGTGAGGCAGTGAGAGCATTGCATACGCTAAGGCCCAGCTGGGGTGGGAGGTAGCCCTGAGCCTTTGGTCAGGGTGCTGTCTTTTCAGAAGAGGAGCTCACTTGGCAGAAGCACTCAACTGTGGTATGTTgaagtttataattatttctgGTGTCAGAAGAGgagatgttcattttcttttctaggtTTTGTGCTTTGTTTGGTGCCCATCTCTGCCCATGCCTTCTGGGTTATTGGTGCCATGCAGCATCACGAGATGTCTCATAGTCAATGTTAGATGGATCAACAATCATATAGGGCCAGGCAGTCCTAGATCAGCAGAGTTAAGGGAGTTAGTGAGGGATCAGGCAGAAAAGTTGAGCACCCCAGAAATGAAAGGGTTACAGGCAGTGACAGACAGGAGATGTCAGAAAGATCCAGGTGAGGACACTTCAAGCTTGATTAAGctgagtctcaaaaaaagtgGTTCCAGGAACAAAGACTACTCCCTGACAGCCGTTGACAGCATCCCTTTGAGACCTGGGATTCTTAGGTGACTGGAGAGTACCTGGTAGGCTGTATGCCTTGGAGCAGAATTCTTGACTCAAAGCTTTCTGACTGCCGTGTGTGACCCAAGCACACTGGGGGCACATGACAGTCTATGCCCGTTCATTTCCATGAGCCAGAATCTTACCTGTGGCCATAGCTGAAGCTCAGGAAAGTGGTGCTAAATTCCTGAGAAGACAGGCTGGGCTTTATGAGAGGAACCTAGGTTTTGGCAGAGGGGGAAGATGCTGATCTCCTCTGTACTGGTACTTACTTGatcttttttccttccaaaatgaGATCAAGGGTTTGACATCTGGATCTGGTCATCTGTTTATTTAACAGTGATGTATAAGCATGGCTATGTTTCAGAACGTCCCAGGGAGCTTGTTACACATTCAGGTTCCCAGGAGCCACACAAGACCTACTGACTCAGAAACTCTCTTACTGGCCTCTGGGACCACTGGTTAGGCATTACCAGTCATTTCCTTCTTCAGAAGTGtacctgttattattattattgtattaatttCCCACTGTGTCTGAAACAGAGTGGCACAAACCtggtggctttaaacaacacaaACTCATGTCATAGTTCACAGGTCAGAAGTCTGGCACGTGTGTCACATGGTTCCAGCCAAGATGTCCACAGGGCTGTGTACCTTTCTGGAGTGTCTGGgcacctttttcttttcatttgggttGTTGGCAGCAACAATACCTTGCAGTTCTAAAACTGAGGTCCTTGTTCTCTTGCTGGCTGTAAACAGATGGTGttcccagcttctagagactCCAGATTACTTGGCTGAAAGTGtccctcctccatcttcaaagccagcagcggCTTACGCACCTTTCCGCGCAGCCAGGAAATGCTCTCCGATTTTAAGCATGCGTGATTAGATCTGACCTATTTAAATAGTCCAGGAGAATCTCCCCATCTCCAGCTCTGAGCCCTTAGTCACATCTGCAGAGTCCCTCTTGTCATGTAAGGTGACCACTCACAGGTTCTTGTGCTTAGGACATGGGCATCTTTAGGGGAGAGTTTCTCTTCCTGTCGTAATTATGTAGAGTGATATGATACGTGtgatatgtatatgtgcataatatataataatatagagTATGCACTAAGATGTTAAAGGAATACTTCGTGGAGGACATGAGCTTATACCTGAAAGGTACACAAAGTCTTAAAGAAAGTGGTGAGAGGGGCAGTGGATATATGGGAAACAGGAAGGCAGCCAGTTTCTGTGCTCAAGGCACTTGCTGAAAAAGAGGACAGGACCTGGTGAAGTATTATAGAGCTATAGTGAAAGATTAAGGGTTTATCCTGTAGGCACTGGAGAGCCTTTGGAAGATTAAGACTGGGAAGAAACTTAAGGAAATGGgcatttggaaaataagaaagtgaAGGGTTTCAGGAAACCTGGAGGTAGGAAGACTGGGTAGAACTCTGTTACAATTATGTAGGCCTGAAGAAATTGTGAGAATATAGAATCTGTACCTGGTGACTTACAATCCTATACttggtttattgatttttgtcCTCATCCCTTAAACTTAGTCTGTTTCCCTTGTCACCCTTCCTACCCTCCTCTCATCTTTGGTCTTTGGACTCACCTTGTGTACTGGAATCTAAACACAGATCTCTCAGATTTTCTTAATCTCCAGTCATCTGCTCATCCCTTGTTCTCGATACTCCAAAACCATTTTCAGACATAAGCCATTATTGAAAAAATCTATACATCCCTTTTAGGTATTATTTTAAAGcttaattatttcacatttattatagGAGCTTGCTTTTCTTGGTACATAGGACATTCTACATACTAGAacgtcttcattttttttttaaacagactgGGAGAGAAGGTCTAAATCCAAGGAATCAATGCCAAGTTCGGGAATTTCCAAAGAAGAATTATTCCAGGTAGTATCAGTGGAAAAACATATTCAAGATGTGCTGCAGTTCTCAAAGTTGAAAGCAGCCTGCGGTTGCGATGGCCAGTTAGAGATGCAGCAGATAAAACAGGAGACACATCTGAAACAAATGTCAACCACTCACAAATCTGCTACCACCCTTAGCAGAGATTACGAATGGAATGGATTTGGGAGAAGCTTAGGTTTAAGGTCAGTCCTTGTTAACCAACACAGTGTTCGAATGGGAGAAGGGTCTTATAAATGTGACACCGAATTCAGGCAGACTCCAGAGGGAAATAACTCTCAGAGAACCCATCCAGAGAAGAGATCTTGTAAATGCAATGAATGTGGGAAGTCCTTTCACTTCCAGTCAGAACTCCGGCGCCATCAGCGATGtcacactggagaaaagcccTATGAATGCAGTGACTGTAGAAGAGCCTTTGGTCATATTTCATCCCTTATTAAACATCAAAGAACTCATACTGGAGAAAAGCCCTACgaatgcagtgaatgtgggagAGCCTTCAGCCAGAGCTCATCTCTTGTTCTGCACTATAGATTTCACACGGGAGAGAAACCCTACAGATGTAATGAGTGTGGACGAGCCTTTGGCCACACTTCCTCCCTTATTAAGCATCAGAGGACTCATACTGGAGAAAAGCCCTATGAATGCAGGGAATGTGGGAGAACCTTCAGCCAGAGCTCATCACTCATTGTGCATTACAGatttcatactggagagaaaccttacaaatgtaataaATGTGGGAGAGCCTTCAGCCAGAGTTCATCTCTCACTCA
This Theropithecus gelada isolate Dixy chromosome 13, Tgel_1.0, whole genome shotgun sequence DNA region includes the following protein-coding sequences:
- the ZNF514 gene encoding zinc finger protein 514; the protein is MDSTASGLALERAEGQEPSWGASTGPDMRRTPGRGRGIALKASPSQNPALPPERVPGAKGTTNSFLKARPQNLMTFEDVAVEFTQGEWGQLNPAQKDLYREVMLENFRNLAFLGLPVSKPYVICQLEEGGEPFIVEREISTGAYSDWERRSKSKESMPSSGISKEELFQVVSVEKHIQDVLQFSKLKAACGCDGQLEMQQIKQETHLKQMSTTHKSATTLSRDYEWNGFGRSLGLRSVLVNQHSVRMGEGSYKCDTEFRQTPEGNNSQRTHPEKRSCKCNECGKSFHFQSELRRHQRCHTGEKPYECSDCRRAFGHISSLIKHQRTHTGEKPYECSECGRAFSQSSSLVLHYRFHTGEKPYRCNECGRAFGHTSSLIKHQRTHTGEKPYECRECGRTFSQSSSLIVHYRFHTGEKPYKCNKCGRAFSQSSSLTQHYRFHTGEKPYKCNECGRAFAHTASLIKHQRSHAGKKPL